A genomic segment from Sparus aurata chromosome 20, fSpaAur1.1, whole genome shotgun sequence encodes:
- the adam11 gene encoding disintegrin and metalloproteinase domain-containing protein 11 isoform X2: protein MLAVRCLLFAAVCARCAVTGLREWVSLEGRLPPAEEVVQPKRLLQQSHTEKELLHSRLNTRVNNSTAGAQPIHLAQSSFLVEAFGTSFILDLELNHNLLSTDYVERHYEEDGQLSQNMGGEHCYYHGHLRGLPGSWAALSTCHGLRGMFSDGNFSYGIEPVGSGEEQNDHIVYRMPDVDLFPPPCPGCSANSTEPEGKSDSEGDGELKDGDDRSEEEKPVFTGGLRRSKRQVRRGQRTVQTETKYIELMVVNDHELFVQLRRSATQTKNFAKAVVNMADAIYKEQLNTRIVLVAMETWSSENRVSVGDDALLTLRDFMKYRKESIKERCDAVHLFSGRTFMSSRSEAAYIGGICSLTRGGGINEFGSVGPMAITLCQSLGQNIGMLRNKERPAAGDCRCPDPWLGCIMEDTGYYLPRKFSRCSIDEYLRFLQQGGGSCLFNKPSKLLDPPECGNGYVELGEECDCGSLVECARSGANCCKKCTLTHNAMCSNGLCCRDCKYELRGATCRGSVNDCDIPETCTGDSSQCPHNVHKLDGYMCDAGQGRCYGGRCKTRDGQCRTLWGYNSADRFCYEKLNSEGNENGNCGPDSRGQGWVQCNKQDVLCGLLLCTNLTEKPRFGELQGKLTSLTIHHQNRYMDCRGGHAVLDDGLDLGYVEDGTPCGPNMMCLERRCHPVNTFNLSICPGSSPSRICSHHGTCSNEVKCICDPDYTGKDCSVFDPIPIPTPPEGPEKYKGPSGTNIIIGSVAGAILLAAIVLGGTGWGFKNIRRGRSSGV, encoded by the exons ATGCTCGCTGTGAGATGCCTGCTGTTCGCTGCAGTGTGTGCACGGTGCGCCGTGACAG GTCTGAGGGAATGGGTGAGTCTGGAGGGAAGGCTGCCGCCCGCAGAGGAGGTCGTCCAGCCCAAGCGGCTCCTGCAACAGAGCCACACCGAGAAAGAGCTGCTCCACAGCCGCCTGAACACCCGGGTCAACAACTCCACAGCCGGAGCACAG CCCATCCATCTGGCCCAGAGCAGCTTCTTGGTGGAGGCCTTCGGCACATCCTTCATCCTTGACCTGGAACTCAACCA CAACCTCCTGTCGACGGACTACGTGGAGCGTCACTATGAAGAGGACGGGCAGCTGTCTCAGAATATG GGAGGAGAGCACTGCTACTACCATGGGCACCTGCGAGGGCTGCCAGGCTCCTGGGCGGCTCTGTCCACCTGCCACGGCTTACG ggggatgtTTTCTGACGGGAACTTCTCGTATGGCATCGAACCTGTAGGCAGCGGCGAG GAGCAGAATGACCACATTGTGTATCGTATGCCGGACGTCGACCTCTTTCCACCTCCCTGTCCAG gtTGCTCCGCAAACAGCACAGAGCCTGAGGGGAAGTCAGACAGCGAAGGAGACGGTGAGCTGAAGGATGGAGACGACCGGTCTGAAGAGGAGAAGCCCGTTTTCACAGGAGGCCTGAGACGCTCAAAAAGACAA GTGCGACGAGGCCAGCGCACCGTCCAAACTGAGACCAAGTACATCGAGCTGATGGTCGTCAACGACCACGAGCTG TTTGTGCAGCTCCGTCGGTCTGCCACTCAGACAAAGAACTTCGCCAAAGCGGTGGTGAACATGGCTGATGCG ATCTACAAGGAGCAGCTCAACACTCGCATCGTCCTGGTGGCCATGGAAACCTGGTCGTCTGAAAACAGGGTCTCCGTGGGCGACGATGCCCTGCTCACCCTGCGCGACTTCATGAAGTACAGGAAGGAGAGCATCAAGGAGCGCTGCGACGCTGTTCACCTGTTCTC TGGGAGGACGTTCATGAGCAGCCGCAGCGAGGCGGCCTACATCGGGGGCATCTGCTCCCTCACCAGAGGTGGAGGCATCAATGAG TTTGGCAGTGTGGGTCCCATGGCCATCACTTTGTGTCAGAGTCTTGGCCAGAACATCGGCATGCTGAGAAACAAAGAGCGACCGGCTGCCG gAGACTGCAGGTGTCCAGACCCATGGCTGGGCTGCATCATGGAGGACACTGG TTACTACCTGCCCAGGAAGTTCTCCCGCTGCAGTATAGACGAGTACCTGCGCTTCCTCCAACAGGGAGGAGGCAGCTGTCTCTTCAACAAGCCCAGCAAG TTGTTGGACCCACCTGAGTGTGGGAATGGATACGTGGAGCTGGGAGAGGAGTGTGACTGTGGATCACTAGTG GAGTGTGCGAGGAGTGGAGCCAACTGCTGTAAGAAGTGCACCCTCACCCACAACGCGATGTGCAGCAACGGGCTCTGCTGCAGGGACTGCAAG TACGAGCTGAGAGGAGCGACGTGCAGAGGATCCGTTAACGACTGTGACATTCCCGAGACCTGCACAGGAGACTCCAGTCAG tgtCCTCATAATGTCCACAAACTGGATGGTTACATGTGTGATGCTGGACAG GGTCGTTGTTACGGGGGTCGCTGTAAGACGAGAGATGGCCAGTGTAGGACCCTGTGGGGCTACA ACTCGGCTGACAGGTTCTGCTATGAAAAGCTGAACTCTGAAGGCAACGAGAATGGAAACTGTGGCCCGGACTCCCGCGGTCAGGGATGGGTGCAGTGCAACAAGCA AGACGTTCTGTGTGGTTTGCTGCTGTGCACCAATCTGACGGAGAAGCCGAGGTTTGGTGAACTTCAGGGGAAGCTCACCAGTCTGACCATCCACCATCAGAACAGATACATGGACTGCAG GGGCGGCCACGCAGTGCTGGATGATGGCTTGGATCTGGGCTACGTGGAGGACGGGACCCCATGCGGGCCGAACATGATGTGTTTGGAGCGTCGCTGCCACCCCGTCAACACCTTCAACCTCAGCATCTGCCCGGGCTCCTCGCCCTCGCGCATCTGCTCGCACCACGGG ACTTGCAGTAACGAGGTGAAGTGTATCTGCGATCCAGACTACACTGGCAAGGACTGTAGCGTGTTCGACCCAATCCCCATCCCCACCCCGCCAGAGGGCCCAGAGAAATACAAAG GTCCCAGTGGTACCAATATCATAATAGGTTCGGTTGCTGGCGCAATTCTGCTGGCAGCGATAGTCCTGGGGGGAACTGGCTGGGGATTTAA
- the adam11 gene encoding disintegrin and metalloproteinase domain-containing protein 11 isoform X1: MLAVRCLLFAAVCARCAVTGLREWVSLEGRLPPAEEVVQPKRLLQQSHTEKELLHSRLNTRVNNSTAGAQPIHLAQSSFLVEAFGTSFILDLELNHNLLSTDYVERHYEEDGQLSQNMGGEHCYYHGHLRGLPGSWAALSTCHGLRGMFSDGNFSYGIEPVGSGEEQNDHIVYRMPDVDLFPPPCPGCSANSTEPEGKSDSEGDGELKDGDDRSEEEKPVFTGGLRRSKRQVRRGQRTVQTETKYIELMVVNDHELFVQLRRSATQTKNFAKAVVNMADAIYKEQLNTRIVLVAMETWSSENRVSVGDDALLTLRDFMKYRKESIKERCDAVHLFSGRTFMSSRSEAAYIGGICSLTRGGGINEFGSVGPMAITLCQSLGQNIGMLRNKERPAAGDCRCPDPWLGCIMEDTGYYLPRKFSRCSIDEYLRFLQQGGGSCLFNKPSKLLDPPECGNGYVELGEECDCGSLVECARSGANCCKKCTLTHNAMCSNGLCCRDCKYELRGATCRGSVNDCDIPETCTGDSSQCPHNVHKLDGYMCDAGQGRCYGGRCKTRDGQCRTLWGYNSADRFCYEKLNSEGNENGNCGPDSRGQGWVQCNKQDVLCGLLLCTNLTEKPRFGELQGKLTSLTIHHQNRYMDCRGGHAVLDDGLDLGYVEDGTPCGPNMMCLERRCHPVNTFNLSICPGSSPSRICSHHGTCSNEVKCICDPDYTGKDCSVFDPIPIPTPPEGPEKYKGPSGTNIIIGSVAGAILLAAIVLGGTGWGFKNIRRGRYDPAFPS; encoded by the exons ATGCTCGCTGTGAGATGCCTGCTGTTCGCTGCAGTGTGTGCACGGTGCGCCGTGACAG GTCTGAGGGAATGGGTGAGTCTGGAGGGAAGGCTGCCGCCCGCAGAGGAGGTCGTCCAGCCCAAGCGGCTCCTGCAACAGAGCCACACCGAGAAAGAGCTGCTCCACAGCCGCCTGAACACCCGGGTCAACAACTCCACAGCCGGAGCACAG CCCATCCATCTGGCCCAGAGCAGCTTCTTGGTGGAGGCCTTCGGCACATCCTTCATCCTTGACCTGGAACTCAACCA CAACCTCCTGTCGACGGACTACGTGGAGCGTCACTATGAAGAGGACGGGCAGCTGTCTCAGAATATG GGAGGAGAGCACTGCTACTACCATGGGCACCTGCGAGGGCTGCCAGGCTCCTGGGCGGCTCTGTCCACCTGCCACGGCTTACG ggggatgtTTTCTGACGGGAACTTCTCGTATGGCATCGAACCTGTAGGCAGCGGCGAG GAGCAGAATGACCACATTGTGTATCGTATGCCGGACGTCGACCTCTTTCCACCTCCCTGTCCAG gtTGCTCCGCAAACAGCACAGAGCCTGAGGGGAAGTCAGACAGCGAAGGAGACGGTGAGCTGAAGGATGGAGACGACCGGTCTGAAGAGGAGAAGCCCGTTTTCACAGGAGGCCTGAGACGCTCAAAAAGACAA GTGCGACGAGGCCAGCGCACCGTCCAAACTGAGACCAAGTACATCGAGCTGATGGTCGTCAACGACCACGAGCTG TTTGTGCAGCTCCGTCGGTCTGCCACTCAGACAAAGAACTTCGCCAAAGCGGTGGTGAACATGGCTGATGCG ATCTACAAGGAGCAGCTCAACACTCGCATCGTCCTGGTGGCCATGGAAACCTGGTCGTCTGAAAACAGGGTCTCCGTGGGCGACGATGCCCTGCTCACCCTGCGCGACTTCATGAAGTACAGGAAGGAGAGCATCAAGGAGCGCTGCGACGCTGTTCACCTGTTCTC TGGGAGGACGTTCATGAGCAGCCGCAGCGAGGCGGCCTACATCGGGGGCATCTGCTCCCTCACCAGAGGTGGAGGCATCAATGAG TTTGGCAGTGTGGGTCCCATGGCCATCACTTTGTGTCAGAGTCTTGGCCAGAACATCGGCATGCTGAGAAACAAAGAGCGACCGGCTGCCG gAGACTGCAGGTGTCCAGACCCATGGCTGGGCTGCATCATGGAGGACACTGG TTACTACCTGCCCAGGAAGTTCTCCCGCTGCAGTATAGACGAGTACCTGCGCTTCCTCCAACAGGGAGGAGGCAGCTGTCTCTTCAACAAGCCCAGCAAG TTGTTGGACCCACCTGAGTGTGGGAATGGATACGTGGAGCTGGGAGAGGAGTGTGACTGTGGATCACTAGTG GAGTGTGCGAGGAGTGGAGCCAACTGCTGTAAGAAGTGCACCCTCACCCACAACGCGATGTGCAGCAACGGGCTCTGCTGCAGGGACTGCAAG TACGAGCTGAGAGGAGCGACGTGCAGAGGATCCGTTAACGACTGTGACATTCCCGAGACCTGCACAGGAGACTCCAGTCAG tgtCCTCATAATGTCCACAAACTGGATGGTTACATGTGTGATGCTGGACAG GGTCGTTGTTACGGGGGTCGCTGTAAGACGAGAGATGGCCAGTGTAGGACCCTGTGGGGCTACA ACTCGGCTGACAGGTTCTGCTATGAAAAGCTGAACTCTGAAGGCAACGAGAATGGAAACTGTGGCCCGGACTCCCGCGGTCAGGGATGGGTGCAGTGCAACAAGCA AGACGTTCTGTGTGGTTTGCTGCTGTGCACCAATCTGACGGAGAAGCCGAGGTTTGGTGAACTTCAGGGGAAGCTCACCAGTCTGACCATCCACCATCAGAACAGATACATGGACTGCAG GGGCGGCCACGCAGTGCTGGATGATGGCTTGGATCTGGGCTACGTGGAGGACGGGACCCCATGCGGGCCGAACATGATGTGTTTGGAGCGTCGCTGCCACCCCGTCAACACCTTCAACCTCAGCATCTGCCCGGGCTCCTCGCCCTCGCGCATCTGCTCGCACCACGGG ACTTGCAGTAACGAGGTGAAGTGTATCTGCGATCCAGACTACACTGGCAAGGACTGTAGCGTGTTCGACCCAATCCCCATCCCCACCCCGCCAGAGGGCCCAGAGAAATACAAAG GTCCCAGTGGTACCAATATCATAATAGGTTCGGTTGCTGGCGCAATTCTGCTGGCAGCGATAGTCCTGGGGGGAACTGGCTGGGGATTTAA
- the adam11 gene encoding disintegrin and metalloproteinase domain-containing protein 11 isoform X4: MLAVRCLLFAAVCARCAVTGLREWVSLEGRLPPAEEVVQPKRLLQQSHTEKELLHSRLNTRVNNSTAGAQPIHLAQSSFLVEAFGTSFILDLELNHNLLSTDYVERHYEEDGQLSQNMGGEHCYYHGHLRGLPGSWAALSTCHGLRGMFSDGNFSYGIEPVGSGEEQNDHIVYRMPDVDLFPPPCPGCSANSTEPEGKSDSEGDGELKDGDDRSEEEKPVFTGGLRRSKRQVRRGQRTVQTETKYIELMVVNDHELFVQLRRSATQTKNFAKAVVNMADAIYKEQLNTRIVLVAMETWSSENRVSVGDDALLTLRDFMKYRKESIKERCDAVHLFSGRTFMSSRSEAAYIGGICSLTRGGGINEFGSVGPMAITLCQSLGQNIGMLRNKERPAAGDCRCPDPWLGCIMEDTGYYLPRKFSRCSIDEYLRFLQQGGGSCLFNKPSKLLDPPECGNGYVELGEECDCGSLVECARSGANCCKKCTLTHNAMCSNGLCCRDCKYELRGATCRGSVNDCDIPETCTGDSSQCPHNVHKLDGYMCDAGQGRCYGGRCKTRDGQCRTLWGYNSADRFCYEKLNSEGNENGNCGPDSRGQGWVQCNKQDVLCGLLLCTNLTEKPRFGELQGKLTSLTIHHQNRYMDCRGGHAVLDDGLDLGYVEDGTPCGPNMMCLERRCHPVNTFNLSICPGSSPSRICSHHGTCSNEVKCICDPDYTGKDCSVFDPIPIPTPPEGPEKYKETSEEEDLLEFESYSALSSCLPYTVSSPL, encoded by the exons ATGCTCGCTGTGAGATGCCTGCTGTTCGCTGCAGTGTGTGCACGGTGCGCCGTGACAG GTCTGAGGGAATGGGTGAGTCTGGAGGGAAGGCTGCCGCCCGCAGAGGAGGTCGTCCAGCCCAAGCGGCTCCTGCAACAGAGCCACACCGAGAAAGAGCTGCTCCACAGCCGCCTGAACACCCGGGTCAACAACTCCACAGCCGGAGCACAG CCCATCCATCTGGCCCAGAGCAGCTTCTTGGTGGAGGCCTTCGGCACATCCTTCATCCTTGACCTGGAACTCAACCA CAACCTCCTGTCGACGGACTACGTGGAGCGTCACTATGAAGAGGACGGGCAGCTGTCTCAGAATATG GGAGGAGAGCACTGCTACTACCATGGGCACCTGCGAGGGCTGCCAGGCTCCTGGGCGGCTCTGTCCACCTGCCACGGCTTACG ggggatgtTTTCTGACGGGAACTTCTCGTATGGCATCGAACCTGTAGGCAGCGGCGAG GAGCAGAATGACCACATTGTGTATCGTATGCCGGACGTCGACCTCTTTCCACCTCCCTGTCCAG gtTGCTCCGCAAACAGCACAGAGCCTGAGGGGAAGTCAGACAGCGAAGGAGACGGTGAGCTGAAGGATGGAGACGACCGGTCTGAAGAGGAGAAGCCCGTTTTCACAGGAGGCCTGAGACGCTCAAAAAGACAA GTGCGACGAGGCCAGCGCACCGTCCAAACTGAGACCAAGTACATCGAGCTGATGGTCGTCAACGACCACGAGCTG TTTGTGCAGCTCCGTCGGTCTGCCACTCAGACAAAGAACTTCGCCAAAGCGGTGGTGAACATGGCTGATGCG ATCTACAAGGAGCAGCTCAACACTCGCATCGTCCTGGTGGCCATGGAAACCTGGTCGTCTGAAAACAGGGTCTCCGTGGGCGACGATGCCCTGCTCACCCTGCGCGACTTCATGAAGTACAGGAAGGAGAGCATCAAGGAGCGCTGCGACGCTGTTCACCTGTTCTC TGGGAGGACGTTCATGAGCAGCCGCAGCGAGGCGGCCTACATCGGGGGCATCTGCTCCCTCACCAGAGGTGGAGGCATCAATGAG TTTGGCAGTGTGGGTCCCATGGCCATCACTTTGTGTCAGAGTCTTGGCCAGAACATCGGCATGCTGAGAAACAAAGAGCGACCGGCTGCCG gAGACTGCAGGTGTCCAGACCCATGGCTGGGCTGCATCATGGAGGACACTGG TTACTACCTGCCCAGGAAGTTCTCCCGCTGCAGTATAGACGAGTACCTGCGCTTCCTCCAACAGGGAGGAGGCAGCTGTCTCTTCAACAAGCCCAGCAAG TTGTTGGACCCACCTGAGTGTGGGAATGGATACGTGGAGCTGGGAGAGGAGTGTGACTGTGGATCACTAGTG GAGTGTGCGAGGAGTGGAGCCAACTGCTGTAAGAAGTGCACCCTCACCCACAACGCGATGTGCAGCAACGGGCTCTGCTGCAGGGACTGCAAG TACGAGCTGAGAGGAGCGACGTGCAGAGGATCCGTTAACGACTGTGACATTCCCGAGACCTGCACAGGAGACTCCAGTCAG tgtCCTCATAATGTCCACAAACTGGATGGTTACATGTGTGATGCTGGACAG GGTCGTTGTTACGGGGGTCGCTGTAAGACGAGAGATGGCCAGTGTAGGACCCTGTGGGGCTACA ACTCGGCTGACAGGTTCTGCTATGAAAAGCTGAACTCTGAAGGCAACGAGAATGGAAACTGTGGCCCGGACTCCCGCGGTCAGGGATGGGTGCAGTGCAACAAGCA AGACGTTCTGTGTGGTTTGCTGCTGTGCACCAATCTGACGGAGAAGCCGAGGTTTGGTGAACTTCAGGGGAAGCTCACCAGTCTGACCATCCACCATCAGAACAGATACATGGACTGCAG GGGCGGCCACGCAGTGCTGGATGATGGCTTGGATCTGGGCTACGTGGAGGACGGGACCCCATGCGGGCCGAACATGATGTGTTTGGAGCGTCGCTGCCACCCCGTCAACACCTTCAACCTCAGCATCTGCCCGGGCTCCTCGCCCTCGCGCATCTGCTCGCACCACGGG ACTTGCAGTAACGAGGTGAAGTGTATCTGCGATCCAGACTACACTGGCAAGGACTGTAGCGTGTTCGACCCAATCCCCATCCCCACCCCGCCAGAGGGCCCAGAGAAATACAAAG
- the adam11 gene encoding disintegrin and metalloproteinase domain-containing protein 11 isoform X3, with the protein MLAVRCLLFAAVCARCAVTGLREWVSLEGRLPPAEEVVQPKRLLQQSHTEKELLHSRLNTRVNNSTAGAQPIHLAQSSFLVEAFGTSFILDLELNHNLLSTDYVERHYEEDGQLSQNMGGEHCYYHGHLRGLPGSWAALSTCHGLRGMFSDGNFSYGIEPVGSGEEQNDHIVYRMPDVDLFPPPCPGCSANSTEPEGKSDSEGDGELKDGDDRSEEEKPVFTGGLRRSKRQVRRGQRTVQTETKYIELMVVNDHELFVQLRRSATQTKNFAKAVVNMADAIYKEQLNTRIVLVAMETWSSENRVSVGDDALLTLRDFMKYRKESIKERCDAVHLFSGRTFMSSRSEAAYIGGICSLTRGGGINEFGSVGPMAITLCQSLGQNIGMLRNKERPAAGDCRCPDPWLGCIMEDTGYYLPRKFSRCSIDEYLRFLQQGGGSCLFNKPSKLLDPPECGNGYVELGEECDCGSLVECARSGANCCKKCTLTHNAMCSNGLCCRDCKYELRGATCRGSVNDCDIPETCTGDSSQCPHNVHKLDGYMCDAGQGRCYGGRCKTRDGQCRTLWGYNSADRFCYEKLNSEGNENGNCGPDSRGQGWVQCNKQDVLCGLLLCTNLTEKPRFGELQGKLTSLTIHHQNRYMDCRGGHAVLDDGLDLGYVEDGTPCGPNMMCLERRCHPVNTFNLSICPGSSPSRICSHHGTCSNEVKCICDPDYTGKDCSVFDPIPIPTPPEGPEKYKETSEEEGTIPPFRPDSPAPKHYQSLKSVNIMPSVL; encoded by the exons ATGCTCGCTGTGAGATGCCTGCTGTTCGCTGCAGTGTGTGCACGGTGCGCCGTGACAG GTCTGAGGGAATGGGTGAGTCTGGAGGGAAGGCTGCCGCCCGCAGAGGAGGTCGTCCAGCCCAAGCGGCTCCTGCAACAGAGCCACACCGAGAAAGAGCTGCTCCACAGCCGCCTGAACACCCGGGTCAACAACTCCACAGCCGGAGCACAG CCCATCCATCTGGCCCAGAGCAGCTTCTTGGTGGAGGCCTTCGGCACATCCTTCATCCTTGACCTGGAACTCAACCA CAACCTCCTGTCGACGGACTACGTGGAGCGTCACTATGAAGAGGACGGGCAGCTGTCTCAGAATATG GGAGGAGAGCACTGCTACTACCATGGGCACCTGCGAGGGCTGCCAGGCTCCTGGGCGGCTCTGTCCACCTGCCACGGCTTACG ggggatgtTTTCTGACGGGAACTTCTCGTATGGCATCGAACCTGTAGGCAGCGGCGAG GAGCAGAATGACCACATTGTGTATCGTATGCCGGACGTCGACCTCTTTCCACCTCCCTGTCCAG gtTGCTCCGCAAACAGCACAGAGCCTGAGGGGAAGTCAGACAGCGAAGGAGACGGTGAGCTGAAGGATGGAGACGACCGGTCTGAAGAGGAGAAGCCCGTTTTCACAGGAGGCCTGAGACGCTCAAAAAGACAA GTGCGACGAGGCCAGCGCACCGTCCAAACTGAGACCAAGTACATCGAGCTGATGGTCGTCAACGACCACGAGCTG TTTGTGCAGCTCCGTCGGTCTGCCACTCAGACAAAGAACTTCGCCAAAGCGGTGGTGAACATGGCTGATGCG ATCTACAAGGAGCAGCTCAACACTCGCATCGTCCTGGTGGCCATGGAAACCTGGTCGTCTGAAAACAGGGTCTCCGTGGGCGACGATGCCCTGCTCACCCTGCGCGACTTCATGAAGTACAGGAAGGAGAGCATCAAGGAGCGCTGCGACGCTGTTCACCTGTTCTC TGGGAGGACGTTCATGAGCAGCCGCAGCGAGGCGGCCTACATCGGGGGCATCTGCTCCCTCACCAGAGGTGGAGGCATCAATGAG TTTGGCAGTGTGGGTCCCATGGCCATCACTTTGTGTCAGAGTCTTGGCCAGAACATCGGCATGCTGAGAAACAAAGAGCGACCGGCTGCCG gAGACTGCAGGTGTCCAGACCCATGGCTGGGCTGCATCATGGAGGACACTGG TTACTACCTGCCCAGGAAGTTCTCCCGCTGCAGTATAGACGAGTACCTGCGCTTCCTCCAACAGGGAGGAGGCAGCTGTCTCTTCAACAAGCCCAGCAAG TTGTTGGACCCACCTGAGTGTGGGAATGGATACGTGGAGCTGGGAGAGGAGTGTGACTGTGGATCACTAGTG GAGTGTGCGAGGAGTGGAGCCAACTGCTGTAAGAAGTGCACCCTCACCCACAACGCGATGTGCAGCAACGGGCTCTGCTGCAGGGACTGCAAG TACGAGCTGAGAGGAGCGACGTGCAGAGGATCCGTTAACGACTGTGACATTCCCGAGACCTGCACAGGAGACTCCAGTCAG tgtCCTCATAATGTCCACAAACTGGATGGTTACATGTGTGATGCTGGACAG GGTCGTTGTTACGGGGGTCGCTGTAAGACGAGAGATGGCCAGTGTAGGACCCTGTGGGGCTACA ACTCGGCTGACAGGTTCTGCTATGAAAAGCTGAACTCTGAAGGCAACGAGAATGGAAACTGTGGCCCGGACTCCCGCGGTCAGGGATGGGTGCAGTGCAACAAGCA AGACGTTCTGTGTGGTTTGCTGCTGTGCACCAATCTGACGGAGAAGCCGAGGTTTGGTGAACTTCAGGGGAAGCTCACCAGTCTGACCATCCACCATCAGAACAGATACATGGACTGCAG GGGCGGCCACGCAGTGCTGGATGATGGCTTGGATCTGGGCTACGTGGAGGACGGGACCCCATGCGGGCCGAACATGATGTGTTTGGAGCGTCGCTGCCACCCCGTCAACACCTTCAACCTCAGCATCTGCCCGGGCTCCTCGCCCTCGCGCATCTGCTCGCACCACGGG ACTTGCAGTAACGAGGTGAAGTGTATCTGCGATCCAGACTACACTGGCAAGGACTGTAGCGTGTTCGACCCAATCCCCATCCCCACCCCGCCAGAGGGCCCAGAGAAATACAAAG